One Mya arenaria isolate MELC-2E11 chromosome 5, ASM2691426v1 genomic window carries:
- the LOC128235835 gene encoding coadhesin-like: protein MRTAVTVLVAVLAALLSPAVKGASHIAIGKPASQSSNYEKDKWFAPVGVDGTAGTQSIRSDTCFHTLKNYQPWWRVDLQADFTINTVVLYNRLDCCTSRARNIRLTIGRTMQSMNEAGYLDGGFGSTHTFTVDPPMVGRYLQLQLIGISEMFHLCEVEVNPYVDGGYSDWGSYSVCTEDCGGGTKTRTRTCTNPQPENGGADCSALGAASETADCNTQACPIDGGYSDWGSYSVCTEDCGGGTKTRTRTCTNPQPENGGADCSALGAASETADCNTQACPIDGGYSDWGSYSVCTEDCGGGTKTRTRTCTNPQPENGGADCSALGAASETADCNTQACPIDGAFGNWANWGGCSVTCEAGTKTRTRACDSPEPQHGGNDCSQLGNSTATTSCTVDTMCPIDGGYSTWAEWAECSVTCETGSRTRLRTCTNPEPQYNGADCSGLGAGSQTESCTVDTMCPIAGGYTSWAQWSTCAVTCGEGTVTRTRDCTNPSPQYNGANCDVIGSSSDTTTCSANASCIVDGNWGEWQAWSDCPVTCGGGTNYRVRYCDSPAPQSGGSKCFGDAMITDQCNEDSCYDVDSLINGFTMNTCPTGFFTCQAGGISCIEESFRCDCDEDCWDGSDEDGLWALCRTACRNSAPGFASSVHVAVLTLVILVVRWI from the exons ATGCGGACAGCAGTTACCGTTCTTGTCGCCGTGCTGGCAGCTCTTCTAAGTCCTGCAGTAAAAG GTGCATCACACATTGCTATCGGCAAACCTGCCTCTCAAAGCAGCAACTATGAGAAAGACAAATGGTTCGCTCCAGTTGGAGTTGATGGGACTGCCGGGACACAATCAATTAGATCGGATACGTGTTTTCACACCTTAAAGAACTACCAACCGTGGTGGAGGGTGGACCTTCAGGCAGACTTTACCATCAACactgttgttttgtataacaGGCTGGATTGCTGTA CTAGCCGGGCAAGGAATATTAGACTAACAATCGGTAGAACCATGCAGTCTATGAACGAGGCGGGATATCTAGATGGCGGTTTTGGGAGCACTCACACATTCACCGTTGACCCGCCAATGGTAGGACGCTACTTGCAACTGCAGCTGATTGGGATTTCGGAGATGTTCCATTTGTGCGAAGTAGAAGTGAACCCTTATG TCGATGGCGGCTACAGTGACTGGGGTTCATATTCGGTCTGCACGGAGGACTGTGGAGGCGGCACAAAGACACGCACGAGAACTTGTACCAATCCGCAGCCTGAGAACGGTGGCGCTGACTGCTCAGCCTTAGGAGCTGCGTCCGAAACGGCGGATTGTAATACTCAGGCTTGCCCAA TCGATGGCGGCTACAGTGACTGGGGTTCATATTCGGTCTGCACGGAGGACTGTGGAGGCGGCACAAAGACACGCACGAGAACTTGTACCAATCCGCAGCCTGAGAACGGTGGCGCTGACTGTTCGGCCTTAGGAGCTGCGTCCGAAACGGCGGATTGTAATACTCAGGCTTGCCCAA TCGATGGCGGCTACAGTGACTGGGGTTCATATTCGGTCTGCACGGAGGACTGTGGAGGCGGCACAAAGACACGCACGAGAACTTGTACCAATCCGCAGCCTGAGAACGGTGGCGCTGACTGTTCGGCCTTAGGAGCTGCGTCCGAAACGGCGGATTGTAATACTCAGGCTTGCCCAA TCGACGGTGCTTTTGGTAACTGGGCGAATTGGGGTGGCTGTAGTGTCACATGTGAGGCCGGAACTAAGACAAGGACGCGCGCCTGTGACTCACCAGAACCGCAACATGGCGGAAATGACTGCAGCCAGTTAGGGAATAGCACGGCGACAACGTCCTGCACGGTGGATACAATGTGTCCAA TCGACGGTGGCTACAGTACCTGGGCGGAATGGGCAGAGTGTTCCGTGACGTGTGAGACCGGAAGTAGGACACGACTACGCACCTGCACCAACCCGGAACCGCAGTATAATGGCGCCGACTGCTCGGGTCTTGGTGCTGGGTCCCAGACAGAATCATGCACCGTCGACACAATGTGCCCGA tcgCGGGCGGTTACACCTCATGGGCTCAATGGAGCACGTGCGCAGTGACATGTGGTGAAGGAACCGTCACCAGGACCCGCGATTGCACCAATCCAAGTCCGCAGTACAACGGCGCCAACTGTGACGTCATAGGAAGCAGTTCTGATACGACGACGTGTTCCGCCAACGCATCTTGTATAG TTGACGGAAACTGGGGTGAATGGCAAGCTTGGTCCGACTGCCCTGTTACATGCGGTGGTGGCACCAACTACCGTGTGCGGTACTGTGACAGCCCCGCACCTCAAAGTGGAGGCAGCAAATGCTTTGGCGACGCCATGATAACTGACCAATGTAACGAGGACTCATGCTACGACGTTGATTCACTCATAAACGGCTTCACAATGAAT ACCTGTCCAACTGGATTTTTCACGTGTCAGGCTGGTGGAATCTCGTGTATCGAGGAGAGCTTCCGGTGTGACTGTGATGAGGATTGCTGGGACGGAAGTGACGAAGACGGTTTGTGGGCTCTCTGTCGGACGGCATGTAGGAACTCGGCTCCAG GTTTTGCAAGCTCCGTACATGTGGCAGTCCTGACACTTGTGATCCTGGTGGTGCGTTGGATATGA